Part of the Kitasatospora sp. NBC_00374 genome is shown below.
AAGGCGACCGCGGCGTTCTCGGGCAAGCCGAGCTTGCCGGAGCCGATGAAGGTCAGGTCGTCGGTCAGCCCCAGCTCGGCGAAGGTGCCGTAGACCCGGGAGAAGCCCATCCGGAAGGGCAGCGACACCGAGTCGGCGAAGATCCGCGGCGCTGCCCCGGTGCCGCCCTCGCCGCCGTCGACGGTCACGAAGTCGACTCCACGGTCACCACGCACCATCAACGTGGCCAGCTCCTGCCAGAAGCCCATCTCTCCGACCGCGCTCTTGACCCCGACCGGCAGACCGGTCTCGGTGGCGAGCAACTCGACGAAGTCGAGCATCGAGTCCACGTCGCTGAACGCGGTGTGCCGCGACGGGGAGGCGCAGTCCTTGCCGACCGGGATGCCGCGAATCCCGGCGATCTCCGAGGTCACCTTCGCGCCTGGCAGCATCCCGCCCAACCCGGGCTTGGCGCCCTGGGAGAGCTTGATCTCTATCGCCTTGACCGGAGCACTGGCGACGACGTCCTTGAGCCTCTCAAGGTTGAAACTGCCGTCCTCGTTGCGGCAGCCGAAGTACGCCGTACCGAGCTGAAGCACGAGGTCACCACCGTTGCGGTGGTACGGCGAGAGGCCGCCCTCGCCCGTGTTGTGCATCGTGCCGGCCAGCGCCGCCCCCTTGTTGAGCGCCGTGATGGCCGCGCCGGAGAGCGATCCGAAGCTCATCGCCGAGACGTTCACCACGCTCGTCGGCCGGAACGCCTTGGCGCGCCCGCGCGGCCCGCCCAGCACCTTGGCCGAGGGCAGCGGAGCCTGCGGATCGTGCGCGTCGGGCAGAGTGCCGGCAAACGTACGCTGCTTCAGATAGGCGTGCCCCTGTACGTGCTCGACGTCGACCTCGGTCCCGAACCCGAAGTAGTTGTTCTCCTCCTTCGCCGACGCATAGATCCAAGTGCGCTGGTCACGACTGAACGGGCGCTCCTCCTCGTTGGAGGTCACGATGTACTGCCGCAGCTCCGGCCCGATCGTCTCCAACAGGTACCGGGCGTGCCCGATCACCGGGAAGTTCCGCAACAGCGCGTGCCTCTTCTGCATGAGGTCGCGGGCAGCCAGAAGCGCCACCGCTGTCGCGGCGGCCGCGCCGATCTTCCGGGCTTGCATGGACGTTCCTCCTCGATGCACGGCTCCATCGCCGTGCGGTGGAGCCGTTGTGTCGTGTTGGGTGTTGGACTGCGGGCACACGGCCGAGCAGCAGCAGGGTCCGTCGAAGAATCCGAAATGATGTTAAGAGGCCACGCGGACAGGACTGCGGTCGGGGGCTGGTCAAGCGTTCGGCTTCGCGCCAACGGGGGCGATGGTGCGCAACGCCCGTGCACAGCGACAGGCAGCCGGCCGCCCGGCCGTGGGGAAGCCGTCAACGGGGGCGACAAGCGAATATCCCTGCCGACGGCGCGGCGGCCTCGCGCCCCTCGCTCGCTTGCCGGCGTCGCCGCTGTATGCGCCGCGGCCAACGACACGGTGAAGCTGTACAACACCGGCTCGGCCGCGGTGAGCGTCAGCGGCTGGAAGACGTCGGACGACAGCTTCTCGGGGCCCGGCCCGCGTTCTCCACCGTGCGAGATCGTCACTCCCCCTGCCGACCCGCGGACGCAGCCCGCTCGCGCCCATGCGGGCGGACCGCGATGATGGGTGGATGCCACGGGATCTCGTTTTGGTGGGCGCGCCGACCAGCGCGGGCAGCTACGCACCCGGCCAGGAGGCTGCACCACGCGTGTTGCGCGAGCTGGGCCTGATCGATCGTCTGAGGGCGGCGGGCCGCCGGGTACGGGATGCAGGGGACGGGCCGCTGCACGTGTGGGCCCCAGACCCGCAGCACCCGCGGGCTCAGAACCTCGCGGCAGTGGTCCAAGCCGTCAAGGCGGTCGCCGACCACGTCGCCGGAGCGCTGGAGGAGGACGCGGACGTCCTGGTCATCGGCGGGAACTGCACCGTCGCACTGGGTGTGATGGCAGCTCTCACGGCAGGCGACCCGGACGCCGGCCTGCTCTACATCGACCGGCACTTCGATCTCAACACGCCCGAGAGCAC
Proteins encoded:
- a CDS encoding FMN-binding glutamate synthase family protein; the encoded protein is MQARKIGAAAATAVALLAARDLMQKRHALLRNFPVIGHARYLLETIGPELRQYIVTSNEEERPFSRDQRTWIYASAKEENNYFGFGTEVDVEHVQGHAYLKQRTFAGTLPDAHDPQAPLPSAKVLGGPRGRAKAFRPTSVVNVSAMSFGSLSGAAITALNKGAALAGTMHNTGEGGLSPYHRNGGDLVLQLGTAYFGCRNEDGSFNLERLKDVVASAPVKAIEIKLSQGAKPGLGGMLPGAKVTSEIAGIRGIPVGKDCASPSRHTAFSDVDSMLDFVELLATETGLPVGVKSAVGEMGFWQELATLMVRGDRGVDFVTVDGGEGGTGAAPRIFADSVSLPFRMGFSRVYGTFAELGLTDDLTFIGSGKLGLPENAAVAFALGADMINVAREAMLSIGCIQAQKCHTDKCPTGIATQNPWLARGLDPASKATRAAAYLRTLRTELIKISAAVGVAHPALITANDIEIMNGDYEARTLAGVYGYKDGWGELGPHLADEITALLTTKPASVRKPAV